A stretch of Brassica rapa cultivar Chiifu-401-42 chromosome A08, CAAS_Brap_v3.01, whole genome shotgun sequence DNA encodes these proteins:
- the LOC103835139 gene encoding glutamic acid-rich protein isoform X2: MDLDFDDESAAPAARAGAKFKPRGRPQPKKKQAQTTLSTDVAKEKLSTQSEHPVSLDASSAYPSNVSTSETTVPDSGTISQSTMGTISKENVSGGASVLRACTNLNSEGKKCEDDTETAPAYPDDPRRQDSAAFGDFVTSETDEVIDDQTQRMQTEEEEECDWNMETLDIVQEECVTSAYEQHTGKFQPKPRLLDTVIEEEPESHYSVDDDTTGANPSEFMVNEESRNDEFNINTTFHGDHQEDEHNIPEQAPNVLEQEHHVVSPSNNDTVMGEGETQANEAETGADKKGKKKRGRKKKTTTSEEEPNKPPPETKKKFKHSSRRQKNTLDKELLETPDDEIKHLPIRDMLRLVAYRESLEKKEAKGAPVVPPTQERYYTNNTHASEDNHYYSQGFDAEDEFGMEEGENHEAPVVKPDSPVNYQTYMNKTPRTRWSKQDTQLFYEGIQEFGSNLSMVQQLFPERTRQQIKLKYKLEERKNPLKLNDALSTRSKKLTHYHNVIKKLQEEAAAAKEGEEEEEEGEEAGEEAETTTDVPESVEPTKTEETERDGGVAGVKESDGGDVENGVISDGGDEIDDNEGDDDDFWNSYKSEM, from the exons ATGGATTTAGACTTTGATGATGAATCTGCAGCACCAGCAg CTAGGGCTGGTGCAAAGTTTAAGCCGAGAGGTAGACCACAACCCAAGAAGAAGCAAGCACAGACAACACTCTCTACTGATGTTGCCAAGGAGAAACTCTCAACACAAAGCGAACATCCGGTTTCTCTAGATGCATCATCGGCTTATCCCAGTA ATGTTTCAACTTCTGAGACTACTGTCCCTGATAGTGGAACCATTAGCCAATCCACCATGGGAACTATATCTAAAGAG aATGTCTCAGGAGGGGCCTCTGTTCTTCGTGCTTGTACTAACTTAAACTCAGAGGGAAAAAAATGTGAGGATGACACAGAGACGGCACCTGCATATCCTGATGACCCCAGAAGACAAGATTCTGCAGCGTTTGGAGATTTTGTTACTAGTGAAACGGATGAAGTTATTGATGATCAAACTCAAAGGATGCAAAC ggaagaagaagaagaatgcgATTGGAACATGGAAACTCTTGATATTGTACAGGAGGAATGCGTCACCAGTGCATATG AGCAACATACTGGAAAGTTCCAACCAAAGCCTAGATTGCTCGACACTGTGATCGAAGAAGAACCTGAGTCTCATTACTCTGTTGATGATGATACGACTGGTGCTAACCCCTCTGAGTTTATGGTCAATGAAGAATCAAGAAACGATGAATTCAACATCAATACTACATTTCATGGAGACCATCAAGAAGATGAACATAATATTCCCGAACAG GCTCCTAACGTATTGGAACAAGAACATCATGTTGTCTCACCTAGTAATAACGATACAGTTATGGGAGAAGGAGAAACACAGGCTAATGAAGCGGAAACAGGTGCTGACaaaaaggggaaaaagaagagagGTCGAAAGAAGAAAACCACTACTAGTGAGGAAGAGCCAAATAAGCCTCCTCCTGAGACGAAGAAGAAGTTCAAGCATTCAAGTCGTCGGCAGAAAAACACAT TGGATAAGGAATTGCTTGAAACCCCCGATGATGAAATAAAACATCTGCCTATTAGAGATATGCTTCGCCTTGTTGCATATAGAGAATCGCTGGAG aaaaaagaagcaaaaggaGCTCCTGTTGTGCCGCCGACCCAAGAAAGGTACTACACTAA TAATACACACGCATCGGAGGATAACCACTATTATTCTCAAGGCTTTGACGCAGAAGACGAGTTTGGTATGGAGGAAGGAGAAAATCACGAAGCTCCCGTAGTTAAGCCGGACTCACCCGTTAACTATCAAACGTACATGAACAAGACTCCCAGAACTCGATGGTCAAAACAAGATACACAACTCTTCTATGAG ggAATTCAAGAGTTTGGGAGCAATCTATCGATGGTACAACAACTGTTTCCTGAAAGAACTCGTCAACAGATCAAACTCAAATACAAGTTGGAAGAACGCAAGAATCCATTGAAGCTTAATGATGCATTATCAACTCGCTCGAAGA AGTTAACTCATTATCATAATGTGATAAAGAAGCTTCAGGAAGAAGCTGCGGCTGCaaaggaaggagaagaggaagaggaagaaggagaagaagctggAGAAGAGGCAGAGACGACTACTGATGTTCCAGAGAGT GTGGAGCCGACGAAAACTGAGGAGACTGAGCGAGATGGTGGAGTAGCTGGAGTTAAGGAATCGGACGGTGGGGATGTTGAGAATGGCGTAATATCGGACGGTGGAGATGAAATCGACGATAATGagggagatgatgatgatttttGGAATTCTTATAAGAGTGAGATGTag
- the LOC103835139 gene encoding glutamic acid-rich protein isoform X4 has translation MDLDFDDESAAPAARAGAKFKPRGRPQPKKKQAQTTLSTDVAKEKLSTQSEHPVSLDASSAYPSNVSTSETTVPDSGTISQSTMGTISKENVSGGASVLRACTNLNSEGKKCEDDTETAPAYPDDPRRQDSAAFGDFVTSETDEVIDDQTQRMQTGEEEEECDWNMETLDIVQEECVTSAYEQHTGKFQPKPRLLDTVIEEEPESHYSVDDDTTGANPSEFMVNEESRNDEFNINTTFHGDHQEDAPNVLEQEHHVVSPSNNDTVMGEGETQANEAETGADKKGKKKRGRKKKTTTSEEEPNKPPPETKKKFKHSSRRQKNTLDKELLETPDDEIKHLPIRDMLRLVAYRESLEKKEAKGAPVVPPTQERYYTNNTHASEDNHYYSQGFDAEDEFGMEEGENHEAPVVKPDSPVNYQTYMNKTPRTRWSKQDTQLFYEGIQEFGSNLSMVQQLFPERTRQQIKLKYKLEERKNPLKLNDALSTRSKKLTHYHNVIKKLQEEAAAAKEGEEEEEEGEEAGEEAETTTDVPESVEPTKTEETERDGGVAGVKESDGGDVENGVISDGGDEIDDNEGDDDDFWNSYKSEM, from the exons ATGGATTTAGACTTTGATGATGAATCTGCAGCACCAGCAg CTAGGGCTGGTGCAAAGTTTAAGCCGAGAGGTAGACCACAACCCAAGAAGAAGCAAGCACAGACAACACTCTCTACTGATGTTGCCAAGGAGAAACTCTCAACACAAAGCGAACATCCGGTTTCTCTAGATGCATCATCGGCTTATCCCAGTA ATGTTTCAACTTCTGAGACTACTGTCCCTGATAGTGGAACCATTAGCCAATCCACCATGGGAACTATATCTAAAGAG aATGTCTCAGGAGGGGCCTCTGTTCTTCGTGCTTGTACTAACTTAAACTCAGAGGGAAAAAAATGTGAGGATGACACAGAGACGGCACCTGCATATCCTGATGACCCCAGAAGACAAGATTCTGCAGCGTTTGGAGATTTTGTTACTAGTGAAACGGATGAAGTTATTGATGATCAAACTCAAAGGATGCAAACAGGG gaagaagaagaagaatgcgATTGGAACATGGAAACTCTTGATATTGTACAGGAGGAATGCGTCACCAGTGCATATG AGCAACATACTGGAAAGTTCCAACCAAAGCCTAGATTGCTCGACACTGTGATCGAAGAAGAACCTGAGTCTCATTACTCTGTTGATGATGATACGACTGGTGCTAACCCCTCTGAGTTTATGGTCAATGAAGAATCAAGAAACGATGAATTCAACATCAATACTACATTTCATGGAGACCATCAAGAAGAT GCTCCTAACGTATTGGAACAAGAACATCATGTTGTCTCACCTAGTAATAACGATACAGTTATGGGAGAAGGAGAAACACAGGCTAATGAAGCGGAAACAGGTGCTGACaaaaaggggaaaaagaagagagGTCGAAAGAAGAAAACCACTACTAGTGAGGAAGAGCCAAATAAGCCTCCTCCTGAGACGAAGAAGAAGTTCAAGCATTCAAGTCGTCGGCAGAAAAACACAT TGGATAAGGAATTGCTTGAAACCCCCGATGATGAAATAAAACATCTGCCTATTAGAGATATGCTTCGCCTTGTTGCATATAGAGAATCGCTGGAG aaaaaagaagcaaaaggaGCTCCTGTTGTGCCGCCGACCCAAGAAAGGTACTACACTAA TAATACACACGCATCGGAGGATAACCACTATTATTCTCAAGGCTTTGACGCAGAAGACGAGTTTGGTATGGAGGAAGGAGAAAATCACGAAGCTCCCGTAGTTAAGCCGGACTCACCCGTTAACTATCAAACGTACATGAACAAGACTCCCAGAACTCGATGGTCAAAACAAGATACACAACTCTTCTATGAG ggAATTCAAGAGTTTGGGAGCAATCTATCGATGGTACAACAACTGTTTCCTGAAAGAACTCGTCAACAGATCAAACTCAAATACAAGTTGGAAGAACGCAAGAATCCATTGAAGCTTAATGATGCATTATCAACTCGCTCGAAGA AGTTAACTCATTATCATAATGTGATAAAGAAGCTTCAGGAAGAAGCTGCGGCTGCaaaggaaggagaagaggaagaggaagaaggagaagaagctggAGAAGAGGCAGAGACGACTACTGATGTTCCAGAGAGT GTGGAGCCGACGAAAACTGAGGAGACTGAGCGAGATGGTGGAGTAGCTGGAGTTAAGGAATCGGACGGTGGGGATGTTGAGAATGGCGTAATATCGGACGGTGGAGATGAAATCGACGATAATGagggagatgatgatgatttttGGAATTCTTATAAGAGTGAGATGTag
- the LOC103835139 gene encoding glutamic acid-rich protein isoform X1, with protein sequence MDLDFDDESAAPAARAGAKFKPRGRPQPKKKQAQTTLSTDVAKEKLSTQSEHPVSLDASSAYPSNVSTSETTVPDSGTISQSTMGTISKENVSGGASVLRACTNLNSEGKKCEDDTETAPAYPDDPRRQDSAAFGDFVTSETDEVIDDQTQRMQTGEEEEECDWNMETLDIVQEECVTSAYEQHTGKFQPKPRLLDTVIEEEPESHYSVDDDTTGANPSEFMVNEESRNDEFNINTTFHGDHQEDEHNIPEQAPNVLEQEHHVVSPSNNDTVMGEGETQANEAETGADKKGKKKRGRKKKTTTSEEEPNKPPPETKKKFKHSSRRQKNTLDKELLETPDDEIKHLPIRDMLRLVAYRESLEKKEAKGAPVVPPTQERYYTNNTHASEDNHYYSQGFDAEDEFGMEEGENHEAPVVKPDSPVNYQTYMNKTPRTRWSKQDTQLFYEGIQEFGSNLSMVQQLFPERTRQQIKLKYKLEERKNPLKLNDALSTRSKKLTHYHNVIKKLQEEAAAAKEGEEEEEEGEEAGEEAETTTDVPESVEPTKTEETERDGGVAGVKESDGGDVENGVISDGGDEIDDNEGDDDDFWNSYKSEM encoded by the exons ATGGATTTAGACTTTGATGATGAATCTGCAGCACCAGCAg CTAGGGCTGGTGCAAAGTTTAAGCCGAGAGGTAGACCACAACCCAAGAAGAAGCAAGCACAGACAACACTCTCTACTGATGTTGCCAAGGAGAAACTCTCAACACAAAGCGAACATCCGGTTTCTCTAGATGCATCATCGGCTTATCCCAGTA ATGTTTCAACTTCTGAGACTACTGTCCCTGATAGTGGAACCATTAGCCAATCCACCATGGGAACTATATCTAAAGAG aATGTCTCAGGAGGGGCCTCTGTTCTTCGTGCTTGTACTAACTTAAACTCAGAGGGAAAAAAATGTGAGGATGACACAGAGACGGCACCTGCATATCCTGATGACCCCAGAAGACAAGATTCTGCAGCGTTTGGAGATTTTGTTACTAGTGAAACGGATGAAGTTATTGATGATCAAACTCAAAGGATGCAAACAGGG gaagaagaagaagaatgcgATTGGAACATGGAAACTCTTGATATTGTACAGGAGGAATGCGTCACCAGTGCATATG AGCAACATACTGGAAAGTTCCAACCAAAGCCTAGATTGCTCGACACTGTGATCGAAGAAGAACCTGAGTCTCATTACTCTGTTGATGATGATACGACTGGTGCTAACCCCTCTGAGTTTATGGTCAATGAAGAATCAAGAAACGATGAATTCAACATCAATACTACATTTCATGGAGACCATCAAGAAGATGAACATAATATTCCCGAACAG GCTCCTAACGTATTGGAACAAGAACATCATGTTGTCTCACCTAGTAATAACGATACAGTTATGGGAGAAGGAGAAACACAGGCTAATGAAGCGGAAACAGGTGCTGACaaaaaggggaaaaagaagagagGTCGAAAGAAGAAAACCACTACTAGTGAGGAAGAGCCAAATAAGCCTCCTCCTGAGACGAAGAAGAAGTTCAAGCATTCAAGTCGTCGGCAGAAAAACACAT TGGATAAGGAATTGCTTGAAACCCCCGATGATGAAATAAAACATCTGCCTATTAGAGATATGCTTCGCCTTGTTGCATATAGAGAATCGCTGGAG aaaaaagaagcaaaaggaGCTCCTGTTGTGCCGCCGACCCAAGAAAGGTACTACACTAA TAATACACACGCATCGGAGGATAACCACTATTATTCTCAAGGCTTTGACGCAGAAGACGAGTTTGGTATGGAGGAAGGAGAAAATCACGAAGCTCCCGTAGTTAAGCCGGACTCACCCGTTAACTATCAAACGTACATGAACAAGACTCCCAGAACTCGATGGTCAAAACAAGATACACAACTCTTCTATGAG ggAATTCAAGAGTTTGGGAGCAATCTATCGATGGTACAACAACTGTTTCCTGAAAGAACTCGTCAACAGATCAAACTCAAATACAAGTTGGAAGAACGCAAGAATCCATTGAAGCTTAATGATGCATTATCAACTCGCTCGAAGA AGTTAACTCATTATCATAATGTGATAAAGAAGCTTCAGGAAGAAGCTGCGGCTGCaaaggaaggagaagaggaagaggaagaaggagaagaagctggAGAAGAGGCAGAGACGACTACTGATGTTCCAGAGAGT GTGGAGCCGACGAAAACTGAGGAGACTGAGCGAGATGGTGGAGTAGCTGGAGTTAAGGAATCGGACGGTGGGGATGTTGAGAATGGCGTAATATCGGACGGTGGAGATGAAATCGACGATAATGagggagatgatgatgatttttGGAATTCTTATAAGAGTGAGATGTag
- the LOC103835139 gene encoding glutamic acid-rich protein isoform X3 has translation MDLDFDDESAAPAARAGAKFKPRGRPQPKKKQAQTTLSTDVAKEKLSTQSEHPVSLDASSAYPSNVSTSETTVPDSGTISQSTMGTISKENVSGGASVLRACTNLNSEGKKCEDDTETAPAYPDDPRRQDSAAFGDFVTSETDEVIDDQTQRMQTGEEEEECDWNMETLDIVQEECVTSAYEQHTGKFQPKPRLLDTVIEEEPESHYSVDDDTTGANPSEFMVNEESRNDEFNINTTFHGDHQEDEHNIPEQAPNVLEQEHHVVSPSNNDTVMGEGETQANEAETGADKKGKKKRGRKKKTTTSEEEPNKPPPETKKKFKHSSRRQKNTLDKELLETPDDEIKHLPIRDMLRLVAYRESLEKKEAKGAPVVPPTQESNTHASEDNHYYSQGFDAEDEFGMEEGENHEAPVVKPDSPVNYQTYMNKTPRTRWSKQDTQLFYEGIQEFGSNLSMVQQLFPERTRQQIKLKYKLEERKNPLKLNDALSTRSKKLTHYHNVIKKLQEEAAAAKEGEEEEEEGEEAGEEAETTTDVPESVEPTKTEETERDGGVAGVKESDGGDVENGVISDGGDEIDDNEGDDDDFWNSYKSEM, from the exons ATGGATTTAGACTTTGATGATGAATCTGCAGCACCAGCAg CTAGGGCTGGTGCAAAGTTTAAGCCGAGAGGTAGACCACAACCCAAGAAGAAGCAAGCACAGACAACACTCTCTACTGATGTTGCCAAGGAGAAACTCTCAACACAAAGCGAACATCCGGTTTCTCTAGATGCATCATCGGCTTATCCCAGTA ATGTTTCAACTTCTGAGACTACTGTCCCTGATAGTGGAACCATTAGCCAATCCACCATGGGAACTATATCTAAAGAG aATGTCTCAGGAGGGGCCTCTGTTCTTCGTGCTTGTACTAACTTAAACTCAGAGGGAAAAAAATGTGAGGATGACACAGAGACGGCACCTGCATATCCTGATGACCCCAGAAGACAAGATTCTGCAGCGTTTGGAGATTTTGTTACTAGTGAAACGGATGAAGTTATTGATGATCAAACTCAAAGGATGCAAACAGGG gaagaagaagaagaatgcgATTGGAACATGGAAACTCTTGATATTGTACAGGAGGAATGCGTCACCAGTGCATATG AGCAACATACTGGAAAGTTCCAACCAAAGCCTAGATTGCTCGACACTGTGATCGAAGAAGAACCTGAGTCTCATTACTCTGTTGATGATGATACGACTGGTGCTAACCCCTCTGAGTTTATGGTCAATGAAGAATCAAGAAACGATGAATTCAACATCAATACTACATTTCATGGAGACCATCAAGAAGATGAACATAATATTCCCGAACAG GCTCCTAACGTATTGGAACAAGAACATCATGTTGTCTCACCTAGTAATAACGATACAGTTATGGGAGAAGGAGAAACACAGGCTAATGAAGCGGAAACAGGTGCTGACaaaaaggggaaaaagaagagagGTCGAAAGAAGAAAACCACTACTAGTGAGGAAGAGCCAAATAAGCCTCCTCCTGAGACGAAGAAGAAGTTCAAGCATTCAAGTCGTCGGCAGAAAAACACAT TGGATAAGGAATTGCTTGAAACCCCCGATGATGAAATAAAACATCTGCCTATTAGAGATATGCTTCGCCTTGTTGCATATAGAGAATCGCTGGAG aaaaaagaagcaaaaggaGCTCCTGTTGTGCCGCCGACCCAAGAAAG TAATACACACGCATCGGAGGATAACCACTATTATTCTCAAGGCTTTGACGCAGAAGACGAGTTTGGTATGGAGGAAGGAGAAAATCACGAAGCTCCCGTAGTTAAGCCGGACTCACCCGTTAACTATCAAACGTACATGAACAAGACTCCCAGAACTCGATGGTCAAAACAAGATACACAACTCTTCTATGAG ggAATTCAAGAGTTTGGGAGCAATCTATCGATGGTACAACAACTGTTTCCTGAAAGAACTCGTCAACAGATCAAACTCAAATACAAGTTGGAAGAACGCAAGAATCCATTGAAGCTTAATGATGCATTATCAACTCGCTCGAAGA AGTTAACTCATTATCATAATGTGATAAAGAAGCTTCAGGAAGAAGCTGCGGCTGCaaaggaaggagaagaggaagaggaagaaggagaagaagctggAGAAGAGGCAGAGACGACTACTGATGTTCCAGAGAGT GTGGAGCCGACGAAAACTGAGGAGACTGAGCGAGATGGTGGAGTAGCTGGAGTTAAGGAATCGGACGGTGGGGATGTTGAGAATGGCGTAATATCGGACGGTGGAGATGAAATCGACGATAATGagggagatgatgatgatttttGGAATTCTTATAAGAGTGAGATGTag
- the LOC103835140 gene encoding uncharacterized protein LOC103835140: MGNACCVAPRDKMVLLPNSSSATAERRHSPTWSFRWDNNHNRGRVAGEEASLSWLSDGISRNDVLSDFKSDFLSSQGSPLHSFRTLQKSPASDLSFPRDSSMDTVFEQKEKDSIESAEPSYPSPAQLSLSLASQPSSFPTSPLPSQIYYHPASSSTLNPTQQVSDGKICGMNSLSRSSITERQGTPLRCDSSESGPSEAWSLQAFSEMMSSSRSTEPMSYDNDRFGLERDKTGHHGNRKSNHQQQSCGACSRPLSEKSLWSSQKMFMTNELSVSAILACGHVYHGECLEKMTPEIDKFDPSCPICTLGEKKTAKLSEKALRVEMDLKARHNKRLRNRVLDSGFDCDDFVMFDDSHRVEAAAGKSPKLVSSSSAKSYSAKPFLARHFSFGSTKSTKENLPVKKKGFFWTNSSKI, translated from the exons ATGGGGAACGCGTGTTGTGTTGCTCCGCGTGACAAAATGGTCCTCCTGCCTAACTCATCATCAGCTACTGCTGAGAGGAGGCATTCTCCTACTTGGAGTTTCCGCTGGGATAATAATCATAATAGAGGCCGTGTGGCTGGTGAAGAAGCCTCTCTCAGTTGGTTGTCTGATGGGATTAGTCGGAACGATGTGTTGTCTGACTTCAAATCTGATTTTTTATCATCTCAAGGCTCCCCTTTGCACAGTTTCCGGACGTTGCAGAAGTCTCCGGCCTCAG ATTTATCTTTTCCAAGAGATTCGTCCATGGATACAGTCTTTGAGCAG AAAGAAAAGGATTCAATAGAATCTGCAGAACCTTCATACCCATCTCCTGCACAATTGTCTCTTTCACTTGCTTCACAACCGTCTTCTTTCCCAACGTCACCACTTCCCTCCCAGATCTACTATCACCCTGCAAGTTCATCTACACTTAATCCAACCCAGCAAGTCTCAGATGGTAAGATCTGTGGAATGAACTCACTTAGCAGAAGCTCGATAACTGAAAGGCAGGGAACTCCTTTGAGATGCGATTCTTCTGAGAGTGGACCATCTGAAGCTTGGTCACTGCAGGCCTTTTCTGAAATGATGTCATCTTCTCGCAGCACCGAGCCTATGTCTTATGATAATGACCGCTTTGGGCTTGAACGGGACAAGACAGGACATCACGGCAACAGAAAGTCCAATCATCAGCAGCAAAGCTGTGGTGCCTGCTCTAGACCCTTGTCAGAGAAGTCCCTGTGGAGCAGCCAAAAGATGTTTATGACCAACGAGCTCTCTGTGTCTGCAATTCTAGCTTGTGGGCATGTCTACCATGGTGAGTGTTTAGAGAAGATGACCCCAGAAATCGATAAATTCGACCCTTCATGCCCAATCTGTACTCTGGGTGAGAAGAAAACAGCGAAGCTGTCGGAGAAAGCGTTGAGAGTGGAGATGGATTTGAAAGCTAGGCACAACAAAAGACTCAGAAACCGAGTTTTGGACAGTGGTTTTGACTGCGATGATTTTGTAATGTTTGATGACAGCCACAGGGTAGAGGCAGCAGCAGGGAAGAGCCCTAAACTGGTCTCAAGTTCAAGCGCCAAGAGCTATTCGGCAAAGCCTTTCTTGGCTCGACATTTCTCTTTTGGGTCCACTAAATCGACTAAAGAGAATCTTCCTGTCAAAAAGAAAGGCTTCTTTTGGACCAACTCCAGCAAAATATGA
- the LOC103835143 gene encoding bifunctional phosphatase IMPL2, chloroplastic, producing the protein MQMLAQSHFLCKSFSLIPPPSPVLRSATRSLHLSSSQSGRLSFPSSSLTAGSISRCTMASNSKRPDLSEDSSSELSATDLDRFAAVANSLADASGEVIRKYFRKKFDIVEKDDMSPVTIADQMAEEAMVSIIFHNFPSHAIYGEEKGWRCKEESSDYVWVLDPIDGTKSFITGKPVFGTLIALLYKGKPILGLIDQPILRERWIGMSGRRTKLNGKDISTRSCPKLSQAYLYTTSPHLFSGEAVKAFARVRDKVKMPLYGCDCYAYALLASGFVDLVIESGLKPYDFLALVPVIEGAGGTITDWNGNPPLWEASSSAVATSFNVVAAGDSNIHQQALESLEWQ; encoded by the exons ATGCAAATGTTAGCTCAGTCGCACTTCCTCTGCAAGTCCTTCTCTCTGATTCCGCCGCCGTCTCCGGTGCTGCGGTCTGCGACTCGCTCTCTTCATCTCTCTTCTTCGCAAAGCGGTAGATTATCCTTTCCATCGTCTTCCTTAACCGCTGGTTCGATCTCCCGCTGTACAATGGCTTCGAACTCGAAACGGCCTGACCTAAGCGAAGATTCCTCTTCGGAACTGAGCGCCACCGATTTGGATCGATTCGCCGCCGTGGCAAATTCACTGGCTGACGCTTCTGGCGAAGTCATCAGAAAGTACTTCCGGAAGAAGTTCGATATTGTTGAGAAAGACGATATGA GTCCTGTTACTATAGCTGATCAAATGGCTGAAGAGGCCATGGTGTCTATTATTTTCCACAACTTCCCTTCTCATGCTAT ATATGGTGAGGAGAAGGGGTGGAGATGCAAAGAGGAATCTTCAGACTATGTTTGGGTTTTGGACCCAATCGACGGAACAAAGAGTTTTATTACAG GGAAACCAGTGTTTGGTACGTTGATAGCTCTGCTTTACAAAGGCAAACCG ATTCTAGGTCTAATTGATCAGCCTATTCTAAGAGAGAGATGGATAGGAATGAGTGGAAGAAGAACTAAGTTAAACGGGAAGGATATCTCAACGCGATCTTGCCCGAAACTGTCACAAGCATATTT ATACACCACTAGCCCACATCTTTTCAGTGGAGAGGCAGTAAAGGCCTTTGCTCGAGTTAGAGACAAG gTAAAGATGCCATTATACGGCTGTGATTGTTATGCTTATGCTCTTCTGGCTTCTGGATTTGTCGATCTTGTTATTGAATCCGGTCTAAAG CCATATGATTTCCTAGCTCTGGTGCCTGTAATAGAAGGCGCTGGAGGTACCATAACCGATTGGAACGGTAACCCACCTCTTTGGGAAGCTTCATCCAGTGCCGTTGCTACAA GCTTTAATGTAGTTGCAGCTGGAGATTCAAACATTCATCAGCAAGCATTGGAGTCACTTGAGTGGCAGTGA